One segment of Panicum virgatum strain AP13 chromosome 1K, P.virgatum_v5, whole genome shotgun sequence DNA contains the following:
- the LOC120709304 gene encoding uncharacterized protein LOC120709304, producing MYSKETCKRPHQLEKLEIGRRGEEDKASHNPELEEGEFRKDEPSVVKLRSSAPISPERGSYQGGIANTVMPSKYSSIRDQSVNVRQSSSHRMYSKIHRQSYSPSSYIGSKERHEQRVRNCFSYHDYHHVLKKIEEVCSERLGKLLSHQNKDRMEFNITLKKLGFKFFQEHACSYRVHYERVIPTARYHRMKLPKLAFCILRKVFHRYMQSQIIKFVKLQIKDRNKEKRIKERWIYEATAGYLKKCFAETSLAYSGFEVEKLNCHVHAYSEGEQQLNYLDMQHLTIGIEEIASSRELEGSHTNKESDMFQPEPVIENLQSPLETNGGAEHCLSVDALEEIAIVGMSSQSNYAPTMESEKVGTQVTLSSPPQNKGEIMERSCSQFATDEPLVLDKATSADSENATLVFGENRSCTSPAVHALEGSCSRSKRKFPHGSDSNNHESTLCLQESQVERLPSVTANPMQEADIAGSKEVSSGDTSSFGQVTEQRSTIAASSTLVQPSTQPQLYDPTSQSAAQLYQPSGVNTFSVCTGLDSHGALNSQIQSANQMTPSSMVEHTPESGLQSDPVTNEFTQLLMSISNHTSSYTQVTEQQIASNSFLRQQYGVQTCQTSSHQHRASNVQRQSNNQTTGSTSGLPESRLQSDPLKIEMNQLLMLHDIMTKRHLCKRQKIILDCQMEVAEVKRKFDEQFHNLDMEWLQKKKNIEILQEKICKQQIVAEAFQALHKASTGVASCSQIGAPTREPNQPSGQQVLQFSSSASMYCHLNMQRNHPQTTS from the exons ATGTATAGCAAAGAAACCTGCAAGAGACCACATCAGCTTGAGAAACTTGAGATTGGCAGGAGAGGAGAAGAAGATAAAGCATCTCATAACCCTGAACTAGAAGAAGGTGAGTTCAGGAAGGATGAACCAAGTGTTGTAAAGTTGCGTTCATCTGCTCCAATTTCACCTGAAAGAGGTTCCTATCAAGGAGGAATTGCAAATACTGTTATGCCGTCTAAGTATAGTTCAATAAGGGATCAATCTGTTAATGTGAGGCAATCAAGTTCTCATAGAATGTACTCTAAGATACACCGTCAGAGTTATTCTCCATCTTCCTATATTGGATCAAAAGAAAGGCATGAGCAAAGGGTGCGAAACTGTTTTAGCTACCATGATTATCACCATGTCCTGAAAAAGATTGAGGAAGTTTGTTCGGAAAGGCTCGGTAAACTATTGTCACATCAGAATAAAGATCGCATGGAATTCAATATTACACTAAAGAAACTGGGATTCAAATTCTTCCAAGAACATGCTTGTTCCTATAGAGTTCATTATGAGCGTGTCATACCAACAGCAAGATATCACAGGATGAAGCTACCGAAGCTAGCTTTCTGCATTTTGCGTAAGGTTTTTCATAGATATATGCAGTCCCAGATTATAAAATTTGTTAAGCTACAAATAAAGGATagaaacaaagagaagagaatAAAAGAGCGATGGATATATGAGGCTACAGCTGGCTACCTTAAGAAATGTTTTGCTGAAACTTCCTTGGCATATTCTGGATTTGAGGTGGAGAAATTAAATTGTCATGTGCATGCTTATTCTGAAGGTGAACAACAGCTCAATTATTTGGACATGCAACATCTGACTATTGGAATTGAAGAAATTGCTTCCAGTAGAGAACTTGAAGGAAGCCATACAAATAAGGAGAGTGATATGTTTCAGCCAGAGCCAGTTATAGAAAACTTACAATCACCACTAGAAACAAATGGAGGTGCAGAGCATTGTTTATCTGTTGATGCACTAGAAGAAATTGCTATTGTAGGCATGTCTTCTCAGTCCAACTATGCACCTACCATGGAGAGTGAAAAAGTTGGGACACAAGTCACCCTCTCGTCGCCACCACAAAACAAGGGGGAAATTATGGAGAGATCATGTTCTCAGTTTGCCACTGATGAACCATTGGTACTTGATAAGGCAACATCAGCTGATTCAGAAAATGCAACTCTAGTCTTTGGAGAGAACCGAAGCTGTACAAGTCCTGCTGTTCATGCACTTGAAGGCTCTTGTTCTAGGTCCAAGAGAAAATTTCCTCACGGGTCTGACTCTAATAATCATGAATCAACATTGTGTCTTCAG GAATCTCAAGTGGAAAGGCTGCCTTCAGTTACTGCGAATCCAATGCAAGAAGCTGATATTGCAGGTAGCAAGGAAGTATCTAGTGGTGACACCTCTTCCTTTGGCCAAGTCACTGAACAGCGAAGCACCATTGCAGCTTCATCAACATTAGTTCAACCTTCAACACAACCACAACTTTATGATCCAACTTCTCAAAGTGCTGCCCAGCTGTATCAACCATCTGGTGTGAATACTTTTTCAGTATGCACTGGGTTAGACAGCCATGGGGCATTAAATTCTCAGATACAATCAGCTAACCAGATGACGCCAAGCTCCATGGTTGAGCATACACCTGAAAGTGGGCTCCAGTCAGATCCAGTTACCAATGAGTTTACTCAACTTCTTATGTCGATTAGCAATCACACCTCTTCCTATACCCAAGTTACTGAGCAGCAAATTGCCTCTAATTCATTCTTAAGACAACAATATGGTGTCCAGACCTGTCAAACTTCTAGTCATCAGCACAGAGCATCAAATGTTCAGCGACAATCAAACAACCAGACAACAGGCTCCACTTCTGGACTGCCTGAAAGCCGTCTTCAATCAGATCCATTAAAAATTGAAATGAATCAATTGCTTATGCTGCATGATATAATGACCAAGAGGCATCTATGTAAG CGGCAAAAAATCATCTTGGATTGTCAAATGGAGGTGGCTGAAGTTAAAAGGAAGTTTGATGAGCAATTCCATAATTTAGATATGGAATGGTTGCAGAAAAAGAAGAATATTGAGATACTCCAGGAGAAAATATGTAAGCAACAGATAGTAGCGGAGGCATTTCAGGCTCTACATAAGGCCTCTACTGGAGTTGCTTCATGCAGTCAAATAG GTGCACCTACGAGAGAGCCTAATCAGCCATCAGGGCAGCAAGTTCTGCAGTTTTCTTCATCTGCAAGCATGTACTGTCACCTCAACATGCAGCGCAACCATCCACAAACAACTTCCTAA